GTTTACTAGAAGTAGTACCTTTTCAGAATAACATTAGCGCTTGTATTTACACACAAGACGTGTCGGCTTTTCCGTCGTGGATGTTTTGTTACGCGTCTTTTACTTAAAGACTGCAGGTTGCTGTAGTTTGACGAAGGAGCATGAAGCTAAGCTAACTAGCAGGTTAGCTGTGACCTGTTTACTGGAGTTTGGCGAGGTCTCGTGTTCGTACAGGTATTAAACTCgtgttaaacaaaacattagaGATGGACAGAAGTGTTAATCCACGGGCTCGTAATCTCGGGTTAAACCGCTCATGCATGTAGCTGGTAGCTGCTTTTGGTTGTTAGACGTCGTCCTTAAACGTGCAGGAATCGTTAGCCTTCGCTAACCGCCTGAAAACTGCAAAGATGCACGAATAAAAGCATCAGATCAACTCGCTTTGGCTGCTTTAAAACGTTCAACGATGTAGCTTTATAGTAGATAAGCTACGCGGTACTGGACGGATTCGGACATTGATTAGCACCGTGAAGAACCGAGCAATGATGGCGCAGGAGAAGATGGAGCTGGACTTGGACATAACGTCCGCTCTGCTTCAGGGAGACGGACACTTGAGGAGATCCAACAGCGAGCCCATGATAAACGGATTAAGGTCTTAAACTGTTTTATCTTCCggactttttatttaaactctttCAAGTTCAActggaaaaaaactaaaaatcccagacaaaacaaacataatCTACAGTGAATTGCATTTATGTTCCTTAACCACACTCTTGGATGTCAGGAGTGTGGATTTACAGCCttgcaacaacaataaaaaaaaaacaaaaaacacccatTTCACTGAGATAACAGGGCCACCAGTCTTAAGGCACAGACCGTATTGGTAGTAAACAACTTGCACAATGTCCAGGATGTGTCATGGAGTCAGgaagcttttactgtcatttcaaccatcaGCTATagatggttgaaatgacaaaaaaagctCTACTCCATGACGCATCCTACACTTCCCTTGTCTATGCATTCAATAACCCTTCATCTGTCTTATAGTGACAACTCTCAGGTTTTCCAAAGAGAAATACTACGCAGCAGACGAAACAGCACAACTCTTGTTAATCGACCAAACATGGTGTGTAACACGGCATGAAACCGCTTCAATTTGCAGATTTAGTCACGTTAATGGTGTTCAAGGTTTTCTTTGCTCGTTGTTCTTTATGCAATACCCAGGTTCCATCTTCCCCGGTTCGCATCCCGAGCACCAGGCTTGAAAGAATCAAACAGGTAAACCAGGTCTATCTCTGTGTAAAATCTAGTAGATTAGGGGTTGAATTtgtaacataacacaacatatcTGTTAACGGTATCAGTATATTAATGGGCCATTTATAGTGAAGCTGTtggtgaaaatgaaaacaaatgatagttataaaatatttttcttttctgaaatgtttctgGTGCAGAGATAACAAAGATGAGAGAAACAAAAGATTGAATATcctaattgtatttattatttttttttgtcatattattTAGAGTTTGAGAGATTTAATTGCACTCGCCTGTGCTTTATATAGTGCAACAATAGAGCTTGCATGTTACTGTTTTCTGtggatatatgtatataaatacatttattttttttttgtaggaggAGGGAGTTGATGTGATGAACAGGGAAACAGCTCATGAACGGTAAATAACTGGCTTTCCAGATGCTGTTATCTTCATTATGGgttaatataacaaaaaaaatttaaacagatGAAATCTTGGCATCAAAAAACTGTGGTCTTCTTATCCTCTGTACCCTTTTATGTATtgtatgagatatatatatatatatatatatatatatatatatatatataatttttttttttttctctctttctttctccccccTCTTTGTCCAACTAGGGAGGTGCAGGCAGCCATGCAAATGAGCCAGTCATGGGAGGAAAGTCTTAGTCTGGTAAGGCCAACTGTAATATTTAGAAATGCTGGGGCATTGTACTCCACAACAGGGGGCATTTTCTTTTGTAATGGATGTGCTTTTCAGGACTACAAACGTTGTATTTGAGTGTAGGCTACCCTAAACTATGTAAAGGACTTGTAAATGATCAGATGCTGAAATTTGCATGCAGTGGCTTTACTGCCACAACACATCCACCTCTCCCTACTGATGAGATTGTGGATATATAAACAGCATGCTAGAGTAACATGGGAGTCAACAGGGCCACCAGTCTCTCAAGAACGGACTGCGTTGGTAGTATAGCACTCCTACAGTAATGCTTATCTAAGTATATTTTGTTGATCATGAAACAAGTTCACTGTCTATACTGTTATTTCAGAGTGACAATGACTTTGAGAAATCCTCATCATCGTCCCCGAAGCGCATTGATTTTGTGCCTGTGTCTCCAGCTCCATCCCCCACCAGAGGAATTGGGAAGAAGGTATTGTGCATTGTGATTTCATTAAGCAAAGCACTACACTTGTACATCTGTAATCCTGGTTTTTATCTTGCTGATATTCATGCAAATATTCCTCCTTTTAATGAGCAGCAGTgcttctctccatctctacaAATCTTGGTGAGCAGTAATGGTCTAACTCCCAGTCCTGTTCCCAGTCCAACACGTCGTTTCAGGTGAACTTCACATGCAGTTCTAATTTACAGGGAAAGAATAACACTTAATATTAAcgtgttttattgatttatttgtaatcCATTTTTGGGAACCTTCTGTGTGTTCAGCAGGAGGAGTCAGAGCCCAATTAACTGCATCAGACCCAGCATTTTGGGCCCAATCAAACGGAAAGGTAAAATGTTCTTGTGTACAGAATTAGATGGTATATATCCCTGAGTGTTCCTCTAACTGGTATTAAGTATTATCTGTGGGGTTAAAGATATCCTGTTAATTTCTAGCAGGCCATAATTTGCCCTGCTGTCGTAATTTGATTGTATTCTTTTCATTCCCTGTCACAATTTTTGGTGTGTACTTGCTCGCAATAAGAGTGGTTGTGTTCTCCAAGTGTGCTAAGCCACCTTGTATCTTTTATACAACAGCAGTTTACAGGATAAATGTAAGATGATTTGCTACTTTTTAACGTCCAGTGTTTGTGAAGCCATTCATCTTTTAAAGTTGAACACTAATAACTGACCATCCATCCAACAAGGAGGATCACCATCTCAAGTTGATCTGTCTGAAGCATTTATGAAAAAGTGGAATGAAATTGGTAAATCTGTAGTCTCTAAGTCTGTAGAGCTGAACACTgctgtttgggtttttttttttttccttcatattAATTTTGTTTGCCTGATGCATTAAAATGGGAGGTGGGGGAATAAAGAACTA
The Tachysurus vachellii isolate PV-2020 chromosome 13, HZAU_Pvac_v1, whole genome shotgun sequence genome window above contains:
- the pabir2 gene encoding protein FAM122B isoform X2: MMAQEKMELDLDITSALLQGDGHLRRSNSEPMINGLSDNSQVFQREILRSRRNSTTLVNRPNMVPSSPVRIPSTRLERIKQEEGVDVMNRETAHEREVQAAMQMSQSWEESLSLSDNDFEKSSSSSPKRIDFVPVSPAPSPTRGIGKKQCFSPSLQILVSSNGLTPSPVPSPTRRFRRSQSPINCIRPSILGPIKRKVSGEMEAESQPKRLFQGTTTMLSSETAHLPELSTCLSPDLLDGSLSSVGSSSGSPAKMEGVSPSSSNSPFTPLQDLSPK
- the pabir2 gene encoding protein FAM122B isoform X1; the protein is MMAQEKMELDLDITSALLQGDGHLRRSNSEPMINGLSDNSQVFQREILRSRRNSTTLVNRPNMVPSSPVRIPSTRLERIKQEEGVDVMNRETAHEREVQAAMQMSQSWEESLSLSDNDFEKSSSSSPKRIDFVPVSPAPSPTRGIGKKQCFSPSLQILVSSNGLTPSPVPSPTRRFSRRSQSPINCIRPSILGPIKRKVSGEMEAESQPKRLFQGTTTMLSSETAHLPELSTCLSPDLLDGSLSSVGSSSGSPAKMEGVSPSSSNSPFTPLQDLSPK